One Amblyomma americanum isolate KBUSLIRL-KWMA chromosome 8, ASM5285725v1, whole genome shotgun sequence DNA window includes the following coding sequences:
- the GTPBP1 gene encoding GTP-binding protein 1 produces the protein MSAIVDQTPNTAKSVVDLFAPNHSPTAGEDKIDCDGLNEKTVLVSPSEEQYDALQRQLSQRLRKGHGEVIYEIGAGGQGDAGLSPEEMAASVATLQSMAATLECDCVQLRERKTSDGLVAEYLVRRRAKENDFVEVRVAVVGNVDAGKSTLLGVLTHGELDNGRGLARQRLFRHKHEAESGRTSSVGNDILGFDSRGNVVNQPDPHGGQLDWMRICEQSSKVITFIDLAGHERYLKTTIFGMTGHAPDFTMLMVGANAGVVGMTKEHLGLALALSVPVFVVVTKMDMCPANVLQDTMRLLVRILKSPGCRKIPVVVHSADDVVVCATDFVSERLCPIFQVSNVTGENLLLLKMFLNLLSTRMPNLDSEPAEFQVDDTYSVPGVGTVVSGTTLKGVIRLNEVLLLGPDPLGHFQPVAVKSIHRKRMPVKEVHSGQTASFALKKQVKRSDIRKGMVLVSAKLEPKSCWEFEGEILVLHHPTTISPRYQAMVHCGSIRQTASILSMSTDCLRTGDKALVRFRFIKNPEYLRPGMRLVFREGRTKAVGNVLRLFPPVPGGGHYHGVAKTSSKPQQQQQARNNSTQVGALENNGEALPAEQANDSISSGSLPSAVPRAENEPQKASKRNRGRFRGPRMAPII, from the exons ACGGTTCTGGTGAGCCCATCTGAGGAACAGTATGACGCCCTACAGAGACAGCTGTCGCAACGGTTACGAAAGGGACATGGGGAAGTGATCTATGAGATAGGAGCTGGAG GACAGGGTGATGCTGGGCTCTCGCCAGAAGAGATGGCCGCCTCGGTGGCGACATTACAAAGCATGGCTGCTACACTGGAGTGTGACTGTGTCCAGCTGAGGGAGAGGAAAACCAGCGATGGACTTGTTGCTGAGTACTTAGTCCGACGACGGGCCAAGGAGAACGACTTTGTGGAAGTCAG GGTGGCTGTGGTGGGCAACGTGGACGCTGGCAAGAGCACCCTGCTAGGCGTGCTCACCCATGGGGAGCTGGACAACGGGAGGGGCCTGGCCCGGCAACGGCTCTTCCGGCACAAGCATGAGGCCGAATCCGGCCGCACCTCCTCTGTGGGCAACGACATCCTGGGCTTTGACTCACGCGGCAACGTCGTCAACCAGCCGGACCCGCACGGGGGACAGCTCGACTGGATGCGCATCTGCGAGCAGTCCTCCAAG GTGATCACTTTCATCGACCTGGCGGGCCACGAGCGCTACCTGAAGACCACCATCTTTGGGATGACCGGGCATGCCCCCGACTTCACCATGCTTATG GTGGGTGCCAATGCGGGCGTGGTGGGCATGACCAAGGAGCACCTGGGCCTGGCACTGGCCCTGAGTGTGCCCGTGTTTGTGGTGGTCACCAAGATGGACATGTGCCCAGCAAATGTGCTGCAGGACACCATGCGGTTGCTGGTGCGCATCCTCAAGTCGCCCGGATGCCGCAAGATCCCCGTCGTGGTGCACTCGGCCGATGATGTGGTCGTCTGTGCCACCGACTTTGTCTCAGAGAG GTTATGTCCCATCTTCCAGGTGTCCAACGTGACCGGAGAGAACCTGCTGCTGCTCAAGATGTTCTTGAACCTGCTGTCCACACGCATGCCCAACCTGGACTCAGAACCTGCCGAGTTCCAAGTGGACGACACATACTCTGTCCCT GGAGTGGGCACGGTGGTGTCGGGCACCACCCTCAAGGGTGTCATCCGGCTCAACGAGGTGCTGCTGCTGGGTCCGGATCCCCTGGGCCATTTCCAGCCCGTGGCGGTCAAGTCCATCCACCGCAAGCGTATGCCTGTCAAGGAGGTGCACAGTGGACAGACTGCCTCTTTTGCCCTCAAAAAG CAAGTGAAGCGTTCAGACATCCGCAAGGGCATGGTGCTGGTGTCAGCCAAGCTGGAGCCCAAGTCGTGCTGGGAGTTTGAGGGTGAGATCCTGGTGCTGCACCACCCGACCACCATCAGTCCCCGCTACCAGGCCATGG TGCACTGTGGCAGCATTCGGCAGACAGCCTCCATCCTGTCCATGTCGACCGACTGCCTCCGCACGGGCGACAAGGCCCTGGTGCGGTTTCGGTTCATCAAAAACCCAGAGTACCTGCGGCCAGGAATGCGCTTGGTCTTCCGTGAGGGGCGCACCAAGGCCGTGGGCAATGTGCTGCGCCTCTTCCCCCCTGTTCCAGGGGGCGGCCACTACCACGGCGTCGCCAAGACGTCCAGCaaaccccagcagcagcagcaggccagGAACAACAGCACACAAGTGGGAGCATTGGAGAACAATGGCGAGGCCTTGCCCGCTGAGCAGGCAAATG ACTCCATTTCATCTGGGAGTTTACCATCGGCAGTGCCAAGAGCTGAGAATGAGCCACAGAAGGCCAGCAAACGCAACCGTGGCCGCTTCCGAGGGCCCCGAATGGCACCCATTATCTAA